The window TCTGCTGGCGTTGGCTTCAGCCTGCATCGGACTGTTATTGATGCCGCTGCTGATGGCAGGTGTCAGCCGCCGGGAACGTTTGATGACATCAAAATAGCGATAACAATAGATAACTATCTAAGGAAAACATCATGAAACTGAGTACCTTAACTACCCTCATCGCCGCTGGACTGACCGTTGCTGCCGTTACCACCACCACCGCACGTGCCGAAGGGCGTCTGGTCATTTACTGTAGCGCCACCAACGCCTTCTGCGAGGAAGAAGCCAAGGCCTTCGGTGAAAAACACAACGTTAAAACCTCCTTTATCCGCAACGGTTCCGGCAGCACGCTGGCGAAAGTCGATGCAGAGAAGAAAAACCCGCAGGCTGACGTCTGGTACGGCGGCACGCTGGATCCGCAATCTCAGGCTGGCGAAATGGATCTGCTGGAACCCTATCAGTCTAAAAACCTCGATCAGATCATGCCGCAATTCCGCGATCCCGCTAAACGTAAAGGCAACTACTCGTCTGCTGTTTACGTCGGCATCCTCGGTTTTGGCGTCAATACCGATCGCCTGAAAGAGAAAAATCTGCCGGTTCCACAGTGCTGGAAAGATCTGACCAACCCGGTCTACAAAGGCGAAATCCAGATTGCCGACCCACAAAGCTCCGGTACGGCCTATACCGCACTGGCGACCTTCTCCCAGCTTTGGGGTCAGGATCAGGCCTTTGATTACCTGAAAAAACTGAATGCTAACGTGTCGCAATACACCAAATCCGGTATTGCCCCGGCACGTAACGCCGCGCGTGGCGAAACCGCTATCGGCATCGGCTTCCTGCACGACTACTCACTGGAAAAAGAAAAAGGCGCCCCGCTGACGCTGATCTCTCCGTGTGAAGGCACTGGCTATGAAATTGGCGGCGTCAGCATCCTGAAAGGCGCGCGCAATATGGATAACGCCAAACTGTTCGTTGACTGGGCGCTGTCGAAAGAAGCACAGGAACTCTCCTGGAAGAAAGGCCAGTCCTACCAGATTCTGACTAACACCACCGCCGAAGCGTCCCCGCTGTCGCTGAAATTGCAGGATCTGAAACTGATCAACTACGACATGGACAAATACGGTGCGGCAGACGTGCGTAAGGACCTGATTTCCAAGTGGGTTAACGAAGTCAAAATGGGCCAATAAGCTCCAATTATTGACTTTGATTGAAAAATAACGGGAACACGGCAGCAGCTTGCTCGCATTTCGCTTAACGCCGTGTTCTCAGCATCGCTGATTAACCATTACTCAATATTATTCACCAACCAATACCTGTGACGATTCATCTTATAAAACAACGCTATAAAGCACCAGGGAACCTTATGTCACACACACTCACTCTTTCACCGACGCCTAAGCGGGATCCTATATTCCTGTGGCTGGCGCTGATTGCGGCAACATTCTTGCTGCTGCCAGCGTGGAGCCTGGATTACGGCCTGCTGGATGCCTCACACGATGAACTGCTGGCCGCTTACAGCTGGTCGAACCTGAATATCAGCCTGCTTTGGTTCTTGCTCCCGTTGGGACTGCTGGTGCGTCCGCTGTTTACGCCCGGCCGGGAACAACGCGGTCGCCACCGTTTTGATGCGGCGTATGCCTTGTTCTGCGCGCTTTTCGTGGTCATCAGTGCCACGCTCGAAGGGCGCGGAATGGGCTATGGCACGATCGCACTGTTTGTCGCACTGAGTGCGATTATTACGCTGGCGCTCTCTAGGCTTGACTGGCTGGGTGGCGATCGCTTCGTCATCGGCTCGCTCATCAGCATCATCGCGCTGATTGGCGTGTTTATCCTTTACCCCAGCATTGCCATCTTTATTCCCATGTTCACCAACGACAGCGGTGAATTCGCGCCGCTCGCGTTTATGCAGATTCTGGGTCAGACGCACATTTTACGCGTGATCTGGAACTCATTCCTGCTGTCGGTTGCCGTTGGTATCGGCTGTACCTTCTTCGGTATGGTGCTGGCCATTTACACTTCGCGCATCGCCCGTCGCTCCGCGATTATCGGCCGCATTTTCTCCATTCTACCTATCGTTACCCCGCCGTTTGTCGTCGGGTTAGGCGTAACGCTGATGATGGGTCGCTCCGGTTATGTCACCGAGCTGATGGTAGCCTGGTTCGGCCTGACGAACACCAACTGGCTGTATGGGTTTACCGGTATCTGGCTGGCACAGGTGCTCGCCTTTACGCCGATGTCGTTCATGATTCTGGAAGGCGCGATGAAGACGATTCATCCGTCGCTGGAAGAGGCGTCATACACGCTGCGTGCCAACCGCTATCAAACCTTTCAACGGGTTTTCCTGCCCCTGTTGAAACCCGCGTTGGCTAACTCGTTCCTGATCGTAATCGTCCAGTCGCTGGCCGATTTCAGTAACCCGCTGGTGCTGGGCGGCAACTTCGACGTACTCGCCACCCAGATTTACTTCTACATCACTGGCGCACAGCTGGATTATCAGTCAGCCAGTACGCTCGGCGTTGTCCTGCTGCTGTTCTCACTGGCGGTGTTCTGCGTGCAATATCTGTGGATCGGCAAACGTTCCTACGTCACGATTTCCGGTAAATCCTACCGTGGCGATGTGCAACCGCTGCCCGTTTCGCTGGTGTGGATCGTCAGCATCCTGCTCTATGTCTGGATTGCCTTTAACGTCCTGCTGTACGGCAGCATTTTCTACGGCAGCTTTACGGTTAACTGGGGCGTGGATTACACCCTGACGTTGGCAAACTTCAGCAAGTTGTTCGGACAAGGCTTTAGCGACGGCGCCTGGCCTTCCCTGCTGGATACGCTGCTGTTCGCGGGCATCGCGGCACCGATTACGGCACTATTTGGACTGCTTATCGCCTACATCGTGGTACGCCAGCAGTTCTACGGTAAGAAAGCCATCGAGTTCACCACCATGCTGTGCTTTGCGGTGCCGGGCACCGTTGCCGGTGTGTCTTATATTCTGGCCTTTAACAGTGCGCCGGTTTACCTAACGGGAACGGCGGTGATCGTCATCATGTCGATGGTGATGCGTAACGTACCGGTTGGTATCCGTGCCGGTATCGCCGGACTGGGGCAGTTGGATAAATCGCTGGATGAGGCGTCGCTCAGTCTGCGAGCGGGTTCGATGCGTACGGTGTTCTATATTCTGCTCCCGCTGTTGCGTCCGGCCATTTTGTCCGCGCTGATTTACAGCTTCGTGCGCGCTATTACCACCGTCAGCGCTATTATCTTCCTGGTTACGCCAGATACCCGCGTCGCCACGTCTTACATTCTTAACCGCGTGGAAGACGGCGAATACGGTATGGCGATTGCTTACGGTTCCATCCTGATTGTGGTCATGCTGGCCATTATTTTCCTGTTCGATTATCTGGTCGGTGAAGCGCGGGTTTCCCGCTCAAAAGCCAAGAATAGTGACTAAGCGGAGTGATTACCTTGAATACTGAAAAAAACTTTGTTGAACTGAAGCACGTCACTAAACGTTTCGGCAACAACACCGTCATTGATGATTTGAATCTGGCGATCCCACAGGGAAAAATGGTCACGCTGCTGGGGCCATCTGGCTGCGGTAAAACCACGGTACTCCGTGCAGTCGCTGGTTTGGAAAAACCGACGGAAGGCCAGATTTTCATCGACGGCGAAGACGTCACCGAACGCTCCATTCAACAGCGTGATATCTGCATGGTGTTCCAGTCTTACGCCCTCTTCCCACACATGTCGCTGGGAGAAAACATTGGTTATGGCCTGAAAATGCTTGGTCGTCCAAAGGCGGAAATCAATCAGCGAGTAAAAGAAGCGCTGGCGCTGGTGGATCTGGAAGGGTTTGAAGATCGCTACGTCGACCAGATTTCCGGCGGACAGCAGCAGCGTGTCGCGCTGGCGCGAGCGCTGATCCTCAAACCGAAAGTCCTGCTGTTCGATGAGCCGCTGAGTAACCTCGACGCTAACCTGCGCCGCAGTATGCGCGAGAAAATCCGCGAGCTTCAGCAGCAGTTCAATATCACCTCGCTGTATGTGACGCACGATCAGAGTGAAGCCTTTGCGGTGTCGGACATGGTTCTGGTCATGAACAAAGGCAAAATCATGCAGTTGGGCGCGCCGCAGGAGCTCTACCGCCAGCCGGCTTCCCGCTTCATGGCCAGCTTTATGGGAGATGCCAATATCTTCCCTGCGACCTTTACGGCAGACAGCGTGAACATCTATGGCTACCTCATTCCGCGTCCGCAAGGTTTTGCCGCCGGATTAAGCGAATCGAC is drawn from Pectobacterium aroidearum and contains these coding sequences:
- a CDS encoding ABC transporter substrate-binding protein yields the protein MKLSTLTTLIAAGLTVAAVTTTTARAEGRLVIYCSATNAFCEEEAKAFGEKHNVKTSFIRNGSGSTLAKVDAEKKNPQADVWYGGTLDPQSQAGEMDLLEPYQSKNLDQIMPQFRDPAKRKGNYSSAVYVGILGFGVNTDRLKEKNLPVPQCWKDLTNPVYKGEIQIADPQSSGTAYTALATFSQLWGQDQAFDYLKKLNANVSQYTKSGIAPARNAARGETAIGIGFLHDYSLEKEKGAPLTLISPCEGTGYEIGGVSILKGARNMDNAKLFVDWALSKEAQELSWKKGQSYQILTNTTAEASPLSLKLQDLKLINYDMDKYGAADVRKDLISKWVNEVKMGQ
- a CDS encoding iron ABC transporter permease, coding for MSHTLTLSPTPKRDPIFLWLALIAATFLLLPAWSLDYGLLDASHDELLAAYSWSNLNISLLWFLLPLGLLVRPLFTPGREQRGRHRFDAAYALFCALFVVISATLEGRGMGYGTIALFVALSAIITLALSRLDWLGGDRFVIGSLISIIALIGVFILYPSIAIFIPMFTNDSGEFAPLAFMQILGQTHILRVIWNSFLLSVAVGIGCTFFGMVLAIYTSRIARRSAIIGRIFSILPIVTPPFVVGLGVTLMMGRSGYVTELMVAWFGLTNTNWLYGFTGIWLAQVLAFTPMSFMILEGAMKTIHPSLEEASYTLRANRYQTFQRVFLPLLKPALANSFLIVIVQSLADFSNPLVLGGNFDVLATQIYFYITGAQLDYQSASTLGVVLLLFSLAVFCVQYLWIGKRSYVTISGKSYRGDVQPLPVSLVWIVSILLYVWIAFNVLLYGSIFYGSFTVNWGVDYTLTLANFSKLFGQGFSDGAWPSLLDTLLFAGIAAPITALFGLLIAYIVVRQQFYGKKAIEFTTMLCFAVPGTVAGVSYILAFNSAPVYLTGTAVIVIMSMVMRNVPVGIRAGIAGLGQLDKSLDEASLSLRAGSMRTVFYILLPLLRPAILSALIYSFVRAITTVSAIIFLVTPDTRVATSYILNRVEDGEYGMAIAYGSILIVVMLAIIFLFDYLVGEARVSRSKAKNSD
- the fbpC gene encoding ferric ABC transporter ATP-binding protein; protein product: MITLNTEKNFVELKHVTKRFGNNTVIDDLNLAIPQGKMVTLLGPSGCGKTTVLRAVAGLEKPTEGQIFIDGEDVTERSIQQRDICMVFQSYALFPHMSLGENIGYGLKMLGRPKAEINQRVKEALALVDLEGFEDRYVDQISGGQQQRVALARALILKPKVLLFDEPLSNLDANLRRSMREKIRELQQQFNITSLYVTHDQSEAFAVSDMVLVMNKGKIMQLGAPQELYRQPASRFMASFMGDANIFPATFTADSVNIYGYLIPRPQGFAAGLSESTVGIRPEAITLSHQGEESQRCTITQVAYMGPQYEVQVDWHGQSMLLQVNATQLQPNPGDSYYLQIHPYGMFVLSEQ